The following are encoded in a window of Gammaproteobacteria bacterium genomic DNA:
- a CDS encoding patatin-like phospholipase family protein, giving the protein MRSKKQKVINLALQGGGAHGAFTWGVLDRLLEDECLVIEGISGTSSGAINAAALAYGVTIDGRDGVRRVLADLWGRIGTNVPNRPGTKARSMERSLTLEGAVALTRIFSPHELNPLNLDPLRDAVAALIDFEQLRAECPLKLYIAATQVRTAKLRLFTARELTADALLASTRLPSWRHAIVIDGEAYWDGGYAGNPALFPLFYNCDSSDIVAVLLHPLSRPALPTSVSGIRHRTAELSFGTSFVREMHAIVQAKKYVDRHLFAVGRLERRLRRLKIHLIEADQFLSEQSGVSKADNDAAFLSSLRDRGRKQADAWLRYNFRLLGRRSSVDLPELFG; this is encoded by the coding sequence ATGCGATCAAAAAAACAGAAGGTGATCAATCTGGCTCTGCAGGGAGGCGGCGCGCATGGTGCGTTCACCTGGGGAGTCCTGGATCGTCTGCTGGAAGACGAATGCCTGGTGATCGAGGGGATCAGCGGGACCAGCAGCGGGGCCATCAATGCCGCGGCTTTGGCTTACGGAGTGACTATCGACGGCCGCGACGGCGTGCGGCGAGTACTGGCGGATCTTTGGGGCCGAATCGGCACCAATGTACCAAACCGGCCCGGCACGAAGGCTCGTAGCATGGAACGGAGCCTCACTCTGGAAGGCGCAGTCGCGCTGACGCGCATCTTTTCGCCCCACGAGCTCAATCCCTTGAACCTTGATCCGCTAAGAGATGCCGTCGCTGCACTGATCGATTTTGAGCAGCTACGAGCGGAGTGTCCACTCAAGCTTTATATCGCCGCCACACAGGTACGAACCGCAAAGCTGCGTTTGTTTACAGCCAGGGAGTTGACCGCAGATGCCTTGCTCGCCTCAACTCGGCTGCCGTCATGGCGCCATGCCATCGTCATCGACGGTGAAGCGTACTGGGATGGCGGCTATGCCGGCAATCCGGCGCTCTTTCCGCTGTTCTACAACTGTGACTCCTCGGATATAGTCGCCGTTCTTCTGCATCCGCTCAGCCGGCCCGCTCTGCCGACTTCCGTGTCCGGAATTCGGCATCGCACTGCGGAGTTGAGCTTTGGTACATCGTTTGTACGCGAGATGCACGCGATCGTACAAGCCAAAAAATACGTCGACCGTCATCTCTTTGCCGTGGGTCGCTTAGAGCGCCGGCTGCGGCGCCTCAAGATTCACTTGATCGAGGCAGACCAGTTTCTCTCTGAGCAGAGCGGGGTCAGCAAAGCTGATAATGATGCTGCTTTCCTGTCGTCGCTGCGAGACCGCGGCCGAAAACAGGCGGACGCTTGGCTTCGCTATAATTTCCGTCTTCTGGGCAGACGTTCCTCGGTAGACCTGCCGGAATTATTCGGCTGA